From the genome of Meriones unguiculatus strain TT.TT164.6M chromosome 17, Bangor_MerUng_6.1, whole genome shotgun sequence:
GCAGGCTGTCCCTCAGGCTCCCTGGATACTGTGGTGACAGTTCCGCCCACCATAATGGTCTCTCCTGGATTTGTGTGTCAAGACCCCCACTGACCCCCGGCcccaacctcctcctcctcctcctcaggctgAGGAGGCCATGGCCACTTACCGCACGTGCGTGGCAGACGCAAAGACACAGAAGCAGGAGCTGGAGGACACGAAGGTGACGGCGCTGCGGCAGATCCAGGAGGTCATCAGACAGAGTGATCAGACCATCAAGTCGGTGTGTGATGGGCAGTGGGCGGGGCATGATCAGGGCAGGGCTTGCTCTGCAGGGGTGATTCCAGAGGGGTAGACCGGTGGGGAGGGAGCAGGGCAAGCGCCTTCCCTGGCACCGGAGGGTCAGAGCCAGGACTGGCCTGGTGTGTTACAGTTAGGACACGGACCTGTGCGAGGGGCGGGGACGGGATGGGGCAACCGGCCAAGCGCCCCGGGAGAGTCACGGTCTCGTGTGAGCTGTGGGGGGGTGAGGGGGCCTGGGCGAAGGACAGAAGGAGGGTCTGGTGGGGGCTGCCCCGAGGGTGTGCGCCAGTGGGGGCTGGGCTGTTGTAGCCAGGGGGCCGCGCTGGGGGAGGGGCTTGTTCTGTGGGCGTGGCCGTGGGCGTGGTCCTGACGGGCGCCTCCCCCGCCGCAGGCCACCATCTCCTACTACCAGCTGATGCACATGCAGACGGCGCCGCTGCCCGTGAACTTCCAGATGCTGTGCGAGAGCAGCAAGCTGTACGACCCGGGCCAGCAGTACGCGTCGCACGTGCGCCAGCTGCAGCGAGGCGAGGAGCCCGACGTGCGCTACGACTTCGAGCCTCACGTCTCCGCCAACGCGTGGTACCTCGGCCCGGTGCAGCCGCGCGCTGGCAGTGGGGCGTGGGTGGAAGGCCCGGGGTGGGGGGTGAGCTCTAACTGACACCTACCCCCAGGTCCCCGATCATGCGGACGCGGAAGGGCAGCTTCAACCCCGGGGATGCTCCGGCATCCGACGCCGCCGGCGGTGCCCCCGAGGAAGGTGGCGCCCCCGAGGGGGCTCCCGGCAAGGACCACCGGGGTGAGTGTGCGCGAGCGCTCGCGCGCGCGGGGCAGGTGCCGCCCTCCCGGGGCGTCCCGCCGGTGAGACACCCTTTTCTCATCCCTCCCTCGCCCCGCAGGGGGACGTGGGCACCAGGTTCATAAGTCCTGGCCCATCAGCATCGCAGACGCCGAGGTCGGCCTGGACGCCAGCGCAGGTGACGGGGACCTGCGTGTCacacgggggcggggggggggattCAGGCCGGGCCAGCCGGCTCCAGAGGCTCATAGCCCCGCTCTCCGTTCAGGGGACTTGAAGAAGTCCGAGCGAACGTCGTCCAGCGGGACCATGTCGTCCAGCGAGGAGCTGGTGGAGCGGGAGGCTGGCTTGGGGGCCCCCGCCTTCGAGTCAGGTGAGAGCAGGACAGGAAGGGGCGCGAACACGGTCCGTCCAGCCGCCCCCGTCCTGCCTCAGTGACGCCGGTCTTTCATCCTGTCCGCAGCTGACCTCAACGGCATGGACCCCGACTTACCCGTGGCCGTGCCCAGCGGGCCCTTCCGCCACGTGGGGCTGTCCAAGGCCGCCCGCACACACCGGCTCCGCAAGCTGCGCACACCCGCCAAGTGCCGGGAGTGTAACAGCTACGTGTACTTCCAGGGCGCCGAGTGCGAGGAGGTGTGTGGGGCCCGGGGTCCTCGGGGGTGGGCACTGAGGTCCGGGATCGTGCGCAGAGCTCTGGGGCCCACTCCAGCCCCACGAAGGCCAGGCCTGGGGGCGTGCCACCTCCTGGGAGGGCCAGCAAGATCACGAGGTCACAGTCATCTTGGGCTGCACAGCAGGGCCGGAGCCAGGACAGGCCGCGTCTCAAGAGGGTGGAAATGGACCGGAGGGCCGGGCAGGGTCCGGGTCTGGCAGGGTGTCCAGGGGCTGCGGAGGGAGGCTGGGAACGGCCTGGCAGTACAGTCAGTGCCTGGAAAAGTCACGGTTCCCGGTCTCCCAGTGCTGCCTGGCTTGTCACAAGAAGTGCTTGGAGACCCTGGCCATCCAGTGCGGCCACAAGAAGCTTCAGGGCCGCCTGCAGCTCTTCGGACAGGACTTCAGCCACGCGGCCCGCGGCACCCCCGACGGCGTGCCCTTCCTTGTCAGAAAGTGTGTCTGCGAGATTGAGCGGCGGGCACTGCACACCAAGGTGAGGCCCCGGGCAGGCGGGGGCCGCGGGCCGTGTCCAGACCTGAGCGTAATTGTTGGCTCCTCAGGGCATCTACCGCGTCAACGGCGTGAAAACGCGCGTGGAGAAGCTCTGCCAGGCCTTTGAGAACGGCAAAGAGCTGGTGGAGCTGTCGCAGGCCTCCCCCCACGACATCAGCAACGTCCTGAAGCTCTACCTGCGGCAGGTGCGGCCGCCCGGGTGGCCGGGCCTGGGGAGGGGCGTGGCCGGGCCTGGGAGGGGCGGGGcccggggaggggcggggcctgttctggggggtgagggtggggcgGGGGCTGGGCGGGGCGGGGGCCCAGGGAGGGGTGAGGGCGGGGCCGGGCCTGGGGGGCGGGGTCGGGCCTGGAGAGGGGAGGGGCGGTGCctgggggcggggcgatggcggGGTCTCAACGTGGTGGCGGGTGGCACCAGCCCTGGGCTAGGTTAGAAGTAATGACTGTCTGAGGCAGGGATGGGGCGGACTCAGACACTGCAGTGGCTGGGGCCCTGGCGTGGTGGGCGGGTCTGAGAGTGGACACAAGGCCTTACCGCTAGGTAGGGGATGGGCCCCCGTTTGGTGCCCGTCAAAAAGGGCACGTCAGGTGCTCACCATGGCTCGGCGCGGCCCCGCGACCTCCGCCTGTGTCGCCCTGCAGCTGCCGGAGCCGCTCATCTCCTTTCGCTTCTACCACGAGCTGGTGGGACTAGCCAAGGACAGCCTGAAGGCCGAGGCCGAGGCCAAGGCTGCGAGCCGGGGCCGGCAGGATGGGGCGGAGAGCGAGGCTGCAACCTTGACCATGGCGGGCCGCCTGCGTGAGCTCATGCGGGACCTGCCGGCTGAAAACCGGGCCACGCTGCTGTACCTGCTGAGGCACCTGCGAAGGTGAGGCCCCCCGCTGGGGCGAGAGCTGGCTGGGGTCTCTGGAGACGGCCACTCACACCTCTCTCCCGGCCCCAGGATCGTGGAGGTGGAGCAGGATAATAAGATGACCCCTGGGAATCTGGGCATCGTTTTTGGGCCCACACTGCTGCGGCCTCGGCCCACCGAGGCCACTGTGTCCCTCTCCTCCCTGGTGGACTACCCCCACCAGGCCCGTGTCATTGAAACCCTGATCGTCCACTATGGCCTGGTCTttggggaggagctggaggagtcaCCTGGCAGCCAGGTAAGGGAGGGCTGGTGGGGTGGGAGCCTCGGGCTATGGCGTAGTGACACAAGAAACGCTCAGAAGGTTTTGGTACAGCTCAGTAGCAGAGTACTGGCCTGTCACACACTAATGCCCCAGACTAATAAGCCAAGTTGCTGTGTGGGCTTCTCACCCCAGGACtcaggtggagggaggaggaccaggatttcaaggccagctttggctacagaGCAactttgaagctagcctgggctatatggtaTACCTgtatcaaaacataaaaaaaaaaaaaaatgtctttattcctagcactgaggaggtagaggcaggcagatctctctcaGAATTCCAGACTGCCCTGCTTTACCTAgagagttccgggccagccagggatacacactgagactctgtctcaaaaatgtaAATTACTAATAAGTAAAAACATAATtctgagggctggagagttgactcagaggttaggagcactggctgctcttccaaaggtcctgagttcagttcccagcacccacacggtggctcacaccatctatagtgagatctggcgccctcttccggtgcacaggcacacatgcaggcagaacactgtaaataataaataaatcttaaaacaaacaaacagaaacaataatAATTCTGAGGCAGacgttggtggcacacacctttaattccagcaagtgggaggcagaggctctcttgagttgtgaggccagcctggtctacagagtgagttctaggacagccagggctacacagagaagtcctgcttcaaaagcaaacaagcaagcaagcagattTAACAGGGCTACATTTAAAAGGGCTGGAGGTGAGGGGTCCAGCATCTGGAAGCACCAGCTGccgttgcagaggacctggggtccATCCTCAGCACCCCTGAGGCCGACCACAGTTGCCTGCCCCTCTGATTGGGgcggacctgatgccctcttttggcttcctgagcgccaagcacacacacaggaacacagtgCCTACATATGTGTGCAGACCCAGGAAGTAAACATGAACGGAGTTGGGATGTTGGGGGCGTGCTGGGGTCACCCCACCCCTAACACCTTTCCACGACGCAGGAGGGGGTGCCCCCCCAGTGTGCCCAGCTGGAGACCACTGAAGGCATTGTCAGCCCCctgcaggaggaggcagaggatggAGGCCAAGGTGAGTGGTGGGACCCAGACCCTGGCCAGTGACCCAGGCTGTCACCGTGGGCTGGGTGGTCCTCGTGAACTGACTTTTCCTCTACCGTGTTGGTGGGCCCCTCCTACCCCagggaagggatggagggtggaGAGGCCTGTGAATGTCTGTGGGCCCGCAACAGGGCCAGTTCAGAGGAACTGAAAGAATGGGCTGAGGACGGTGACTTGAGTCCAAGATGGCTGAGCCCTGGTCAAGGGACGAGTTTCTCtcactgtgtctctctctgtgtccccttctctctctcgACCCAAGAATCCCGAGTGGCGTCCAATGACTCGGACTCCGAGCTGGAAGAAGCCTCTGACCCCCTGTCTTCCTCCGACGCCAGCGCCCTGCACCGCTTCAGTTTCCTGGAGCAGACGGAGGCAGGCCTGGAGGAAGGTCCCCAGAGCCGCAGTGGCAGTGAGGAGCAGCTGGAGGGTGAGGAGGGAGACCCGGGCCAGCGGCTGTGCGCCTTCAACAGCAACCAGTCCAACAACACAGCACAGGCCCCTCTGCCCGCCATGCGCCTCCGAGACGGGCAGATCACGGGTGGCACCAGTCAGGAGCGACGGCCACAGTTCGTCTGACCTGGTGCTGGAGAGCATTGATGCCCACTGCCAGCCACTCTGAGGGACACTAAGGGCCCCTTGACTTGGGGATTTTCCCACAGTGCTGAGAAAGCACCTCAGGGAGCTCAGGGGCCTCGCAGGGAGTGGCCTGACTGACTGGACTTGGCTGGCGTAGGTGCAGCAGCTGGATTCCCGTGGTCCCCATCATTCCAGGGTGCCAGGCGCACCCCTGCCTAGATGTGTCTGGGGGGGTGTAGCGTTGGGGTTAGAGGCCAGTCAGGATGCCGTGTAGTGGGTGCAGCCTGGCATCTGTGTGCGGAGCTGGGGCAGCTCTGGTGTGGAGCCCTGCAGGAGGCTGGGCGGGACAGCCAGGTTGGGAGCGCCCAGTAGGCCTCTCCCAAGGTGCAGTGGAGGACTTTTACCCATGCACCGTTTTGCTTGGAATAAATTTCTTACCcgactgagctacagccccactCTGTTATTTTGAGTCTCAGACAGTGTCTTGTTTtggagccctggctatcctcgggcttcttatgtagaccaggctggctcagagCCACAGGACAGGGATCTGCTGTCTTCTGTCTCCCACCCACCGGGATGAAGGTGCACACAACACCCAGTAGCATTtcatttttgtaaagatttgtttCAGGagtttggtgttttgcctgcgtgtctgTGAGCCACGTTCACGCAGCGTCTGCAGAGAGGAGAAGGTGCAGGCTCTCAAACCTGGGTCTTGcaggagcagccactgctctccaGGTCCTGGCCTACATCTGAAACCCATCTTTCTCGGTCTGTTTCCTAAGTCTGGCTCAAGCAAGTGGTCTGAGGGTTGCACCCTGCTACAGGAACCCTGGGGTTCTTGAGCCAGGCGGTCCTGAGCACACACTTGTGTGACAACTTCTCGTCACTTGGGGCAGAGATGCCCAGAAGAATGTacagtgtgtttttattttactttttccttttggAGATGGGACCTCGGAGGCTGGCCTcggacttgctgtgtagccaaacAAGACCATGAgcttacaatcctcctgcctctacctccagagtgctgggggaCAGGCCTGCCCTTCAAGCCAGTTCATGTGATGCTAGGAATGAACCCAGTGTCCCATAGATGCTGGGCAAGTGTGACAGCCACTGAGCCCTAGGCGCCAGtgtttgtaaatttttttctttccctctctttcctttttttttttttttttttttttttttttgtttttggacacagggtttctctgtgtagtcttggccgtcctggactcgctttgtagacgaggctggccttgaactcatagatctacctgcctctgcctccctgagtgctgggattaaaggcatgcgctgcTGCCATCACAGCTTTGTATGTAATTTTTGCTGTAGTAGGTTGGGCATTGACCAGGGTTCTGGGTCCCTCTGTGACTTCCTGGCTGTGTGATCTTGGGTAGGTGTCTGTCTCTTGATCTGGTTTCTATCTTttgttgtgtgtgcttgtgtgcacagGCGCCACAGTGAgtgtgcggaggtcagaggacagcctgcaggagtCAGCTCTCGCCTTCTACCGTGTAGGTCCTGCCAGGCTGGCAGCTGGCCCTGAATTTAATGTCTTGAGGGTCAGCcttggcccaggctagccttggtcCACAGCCGTCTCCTGCTTCAGCATTCCATCACACCCAGTCTGCCAACTACATTTGATCTTAAAGTTTTAGTTCTTAGTGGGCACACCTGCCACCCCAGCACAGTGGAGGCGAGGGGTGGAAAATCAGtcttcctcagctacatagtgagttccaggctccaTAGAGCCGCTGCGGGGAGAGGGGCCAGCTTGTCATTCCAGGCACGGGAGACATGGGACTCTGCTCTCCTGATACCAGCAAGAGGGGAAGGGGCCTTCCTTCCTGGGAGGGGGGGGGGTTCCTGGTGAAGGGCCAGCCAGGCGCCTGCAGCAAGCCGCAGGCACAGATAAAATGCCTGAGAGCTGGGTGACTCAGATACCGTCTGGACAAAGTCACGGTCAGCATTTCAGGGGCGGCTCTGTTCTTGGTAAACAAGATGTCTTGGCCCCTTGCCAGAACCCAGACATGACGGGAGTCTGGGCTCAGTTCCTCAAGAGAGGAACTAAGGCAGGCTGTGAGCAGACTGGTTGACCTCTACGTACGTAAGATTTGGTTTTCTGAAATCATTTGTCTTCAGACAAGGTCGTGCTATGTAGGCATAGGGGGCCTGGAACTGTGACCTCCCTGCCGCTGGGACCAGAGCTGGCAAGTGGGCCACCCTGCACCCCTTTGGGAGTCAAACATTCCCCACACTCGGATGGatccactgagccataccccgaTCCTGATTTACATTTGTAGGAAGTCACGAGAGAGAACTTTGCCAAGTGGCCCAGAAGCAGCAGGCCCCACGTCAGTTAGTCAAGTACAGTAGACAGTTCATGAAAAGGCCGTGGTGTGACAGCGAGGAAGGCTGGCCGCGTGGTGCTGGGTGTGAAACCCTGGGGCTTCCCGCTGCTGCATAGGTGCTCGCCACCAGGAGCCACACCCCACCCACCAGCTCCACAGAAAGACACAAGGGGCTCCTGCGCTCTTTGTTGTGTGACTTCACAGAAGGTGAACGGGGCGGTTTGCTCTAGGCTCTCGCCTGTGGTGACCACAGCTGAGAACCTTCTGTGCCGTCCTGGTTAGGTGTCTGCATGGCTGTCCTCCCCGCCATCCATTTCCATCCGCCCACACTGCAGCTCTGCCCTATTGAAGACTTAACTCCTCCCCCAAGTCCTGTCTATGCAGATCTGAAGACCCCAGGGGCCTCTGGGAGTGGGACTTCCCTGCCATTCTAGATCAGGCAGGTTTCAGCCAGGATGATTCTCAGTGTCCCTCTAGAGGAGAGCCACCCTCCTAGACAGGAGGGGAAGGCTGTGTGAATGTGAACTCCAGAAACCTCAGTCTTGAGTGGAAAACACCCCACCCTCTGCACCTGAGGTACGGACAGCAGCACAGGTCAGCCCTCTGCAGCGCCTCCACCCTGTCACAGGACACGGGGGCAGGTGGCCTGAGGACCTCACCGAAACACTGAGGGGACCAAGGTATGTGCAAGAAAGGATGGAGGTGGCCAGAAGAGATGGTCAGAGGTTAGAGCACTGGCAATTGGCTCAGGTTCAGGTCCCGGGTCCCACAGAGTAACTACACATGACTTCAGTTCCACGGGATACGAGCCTCTGGCATCCTCAGGAACCGGGAAAAAGGATTAACGTGGTAACACAAGTCCttgatgccagcacttgggaggcaaaggcaggtgaactTCTGTATCAAGCAGGGAAAAGGCCTCCGCTCTCATCTCCCAGAAGATAGAGGCAGATCCCTATCAAGTATCTGACCCCAGCTCCGTGTGGACAAGACGGGAGGTGGAGAATGCCCCGGGAGACTCCAGggtggctagcctgggctatagctTAGCCTCTGACCTCTCCTCACTCCACAGGTCATGTCCTGGCTCTTTCTCACACAAGCTGGGAGGTAAGAACAAGTGTTTTTAACCTgcttgtggtggtgcacatctgtggcccagcactcaggtgctgtggatgtaaacatggttttgttttggtcccaggtgtgggaggcggggctgattcagactgtccacgGCAGGTGTAGGCTCTGCAaggggccctttgccagctgccGATACTTTAGTTCTGCGGACTctgagggaataaatgccagagccaagAGAAAGCAGCGGGCTGAtgctcccctctgctgcccctggTTGCAGGAAGCTGGAGATGTCCTGAAACAaacttgccccaaagaacccaGCCCTAAGCAGCAGGCGGCAGCTAAACAAACTATGCCCCATCTCCCCAcaaacctttctctcctacccagtgctggtggaagaggaagaaaaagaggcatAAGAACCCCAAAataaggtgctggagagatggctcagcggttaagaacactgctcttccagaggtcctgagttcaattcccagccaccacacggtggctcacagccatctatactgggatctgatgccctctgctggtgtgtaggtgtacatgcagatagaatacatatgtatgtaaaataaataaaatctttaaaagaaacagaaaataaaggttTAAAAAGTAATGCCCACACACAGGCTATCCGAAGACTTCCCGGGCCACATACAAtgggagactttgtctcaaaacaaaagcgtCTGAGACACTCCTGGTCCTGGTGTGTGCCACAGACATAGCAACTAACAGGTGCAACAGCCCAGTGTCCACGGGAAGGTGGGCGTAAGCCAGGCAATCACACAGCCACCAACAGGAGGCACCAGCCAATGTGGCAGAACCTCAAAGACAGGCAGCTCCAAGAGACCCAAACAAGAGGCAAGTATGGGACAATGGTAGGGGATGCAAAGAGCAGAACGCAGGGACGGGAAATGGACTCACAGATGCTGGACTGACAGCTGACGCTAACACGAGTGATGCAATGTCCTGAATTACAAGATGGCAGCTGCTGGGCCTTATGGACAAACTTGGCACCCCACAGCTGGGACAAAGTACCAGGGCGGAGCACAGGCGGGGAGGCCCTCAGCTCCAGCCTGAGCACTGAGGCGAGCAGAAGAGCATCAGCTTAAGGGTCACCCCGACAACTCTGTCAGCTGGAGCCCCGATTGCACTGCCTTGTCTCGAATCTCAGTGGAAAGAAAGGACTGGCCACAGTGCTCACcagccacagtcctcccccacccctcatgATAGTGAGGGCGGCCTTTGGCAAGCAGACAAGAGGGAATAGCAGCCAGGAGGAAGGGGAGGCCACAGGGGACATAAGAAGTTGCCCTCCAGGACCCATCCTGCAAGCAGCAGCCACCCTGTGGGATGCCAGGACCACCACAGTAACAAACCTCCACAAAATATCTTTTAATTCTCAAGAGGCCTGCGAGGACCCTGAACAGAGCAGTGACCTCACAGTGATAAAGGAGTGGGGTATGGCCAGCACTCAGGACGCATAGGGGCAGGACAGGCTGCCTGGTGACATGCTGAAGGGCCATGTCCCGAGACAGGGGCCAGATGGGAACCCTTGAGTCAAAAGGCAAACCGGTTATGACCCACACCCTGCTCCATAGACCCTGGGCTCTATGGGAGCAGCAGCCATGCACCTGGTCCTCGGGGAGGTGGCAGCCATTCAACTGTCCATCAAGGTGCAGGGCAGGAGGTCGCTGGTGAGCTGGGAAGGGCTGGTCAGCCGCTCCTGGAGGCTTCCGGGCAGGCCCCACGCCACAGGtggatttctttttattgtttttcagagGAGCTCACACCAGAACACGGGTGCTGCCCTGGTTCTTGCTAAAGAGTCCACAAACTTGCCCTGAGgttacagcaatcctcctgcctcagtctccagaatGCTAGGATTTCACCTGGGAACAACagtacagggttttttttttcctttgattgcTTGCTTTCTGAGAGAGAAGTTCACGATGTGGCCTAGCTGTCTGGGAGTCTGTGTAGCCCCAGATAGCCTGGAACTctttatctgcctgcctctgcctcctgggtgttgggatAAAGGCCCCCTCCCAATCGAGTCCTgggtgcagaggtcagaggacacttgcaggagtcagctctctccttccgtCAGGTGGGTCAACACACCGGGCTCTGTGGCCAGAATGTCTCACCCAACAGTCTCTCATTTTCAGAAGGGAGCGGCACTGTGCGCTGGCTGGGGAAGGCAGCCCCTCTCGGGCTCAAGGATGGGCAGCAGCTATGGAGGCGGGCAGGCTCACCGGGCAGCGCTGGCCCTCCCTGCGGCTCCCTGCAGCTACTGCACCAGGCGGTAGGTGATGTAGCGGCCGGCAGTCTCGCTGGGTCGGATGATCTTCACAACCTGGGGGGCAGGGACAGCTGGGGTTGGCAGAGCCCTGGAATCAGTGGCCACGGACCACTGTCCTCTGGCCATCACAGCCCTGGCCTCAGAGGGAGAGGACGGAGGAACCAGGGTGCTTTAGGAATCAAGAATTCCCAAGGCTCTATAGGGGATGCTGGCCATGGCTTCTCACCTGCCCTCGCTTGATCCCAAAGTAGCGAGCCACGGGGTCCCCAGCCTGGATCCTGGGCAACTGGCTCTCACGAAGCTTGCTTGGACACAGTTAAGGACAGCACGAGGGCAAGGTGTtcggggcgggggtggggcaggACAGGCAGGGTAAAGGATACTACCGAGCCAGAAGTTCTGTCACCTCCTCCTTGGTCATGACCACGTGCTCCGGGACCAGCTGTGGAGACAGAGACCCCCCCACAGCCACACAGCCATCAGGAACCTCAACAGAGCCCAACAGGATAAAAGGCATTGTCACAGGGGCAGACAAAGGACATGACGCGGCTCCTCATACTACCACCATGCACGCTCAGGCGGGCTGCCCTGGCAAAGGAATGGTGGAAGCCCAGGCTGCAAAGGTCCACGGCCGCGCCCCCCAGGCGGTGGCGCCCTGGCCTACCCCCTCTCTCCCCGAGACAGACTCACCTCATGTTCCGTGATGTTGATGAGTAGCTCCTGCTGAAGGAACTGCTCCAGAACATACTTGGGCGCCATGTCCACCAGGGACTGCTTGGCGGACGGCGTCATGCCCTGTTGCACCACGATCAGCGCCCGCGTGATGTTCTCCTCCTGCATGCGCTGGCAGTACACCTTGATGGTCTTGATGCCCACCTTGGGCTCCTCTGTGGACACAGCACAGCCCTCACACCCGCTCCCGGAGGCCACCACGGCCCCGACTGCCTGTGATCTGTCTCTACCCCCATGGCGGGGCTGCCTGAGAGCCCAGGAACCAACGCAGGAAGAAAGCTGCTGGCCGCAAGACTCTGAGGGCCCCCCTGGAACAGAGGGTGGGCACCCTCAGCTCTGAAGTCTGTCAGCCTGGACAGCCTCAAGAAGAAACTGACTGGCCAGGAGATGGACCCCGTGTCCACATGGGGCTGGCCTTGATTCCACAGGCCAAGTTGGGCTAGCTGGAGCACCAGGGCCCAGAACCACAGGCCCATAGGTAAACATACACATGGTTTGCAAACTGCTGGGTCTCACATTCTACacaacctttttaaaatttaatattttttttgaaacttCAAGTTGTTGCtgcatcagtggttctcaacctgtgggtcctgaaCCCCttgggaaacacagatatttacactgtgattcacaacagtagcaaggAAAGTAATTTTCTGGTTAGAGGTCACAACACAGgagactgtattaaagggtcacagcacccGGAAGGCTGCGAAAGACTGATCcacacagtcctggctgtcctggagttggcTCTGTACACGAGGCTGCCCTAGACGGCCtgctctgctgggattacaggcatacgctACCATGCCCATCCCTGCACTCCCGGTTCTCACAGAAAACCCAGGCCCCAGGGTCGTAGGGCATCAGGTTCAAGGAGACTGTTCGTCTGGGGAGAGCAGAAGGCAGGCACCATAGGCACCATAGAACAGAGCAGACAGGAGCCACAGGGACAGAGCTGTGCTGGGACTCAGGGGTGAGAGTGGTCAGCAACTGACCGTGAGAGGAAGCCTCCCAGGGGAGACAGGGAAAGCGCAGACAGGGGGACACCCGCCACAGTCCTGCTGGCAAAGCTGGGCCTGGGTGGGGCCCACACTCACTGGCtgggcagaaagcagagagaccATAAACAAAGGGGACAGAGCTGTGTCAGGCTGCCATGAGCTGGCACCTGAGCCAGGGCCTGGATGGGGCCACCAGAACGAAGGGCCCCGGAGGCAGGCCATGGCTGCAGCCCAGAGGCCCTCACCTGGGAAGAAGACAAACATCTGGTCTGTGGGGTCATCGTTGTGGGCCACCAGCACGGTGAGGTCTGTCCGCCTCGGTCTCCCCTCGCTCGGCTTGTCCCCGAACTGTACCTTGAACTCCTCAAGCGTCTGGTCCAGCTCATCCTGGGTCACCAGGTAGCCACGGTCATGACAAAGCTGCGGAGACACAGAGCCAGCTGTCCTCAGCACTGGGCTGGGCCAGGCAGGCCTGATGCTGAATGAACTGGGCTGGCCGGGGACAGAAAGGGCAGCAGCACTCATCTGCCCCAGCGGCACTGCATGCTACGCGGCTGGCCACCACCACACTCTGGCGCTCATGCCCTAGAGAGGCTGGAACCACAGACCCCAGCCAAGCCTGCC
Proteins encoded in this window:
- the Arhgap45 gene encoding rho GTPase-activating protein 45 isoform X4 — encoded protein: MFSRKKRELMKTPSISKKNRAGSPNPQASSELPRKECTEAAGLEPPATSLSAGTKTTGTLKRPTSLSRHASAAGFPLSGAATWTLGRGYRSPLSTASPAEVPGEGPFPEGVEDISTLLADVARFAEGLEKLKEFVLRDDLLEARRPLAHECLGEALRVMHQVISKYPLLNTVETLTAAGTLIAKVKAFHYESNNEADKREFEKALETIAVSFSCTVSEFLLGEADSSTLLAVPPGDPSQAMENLYGAGEGSPPSVDECEEGCLSPEAVDMLLQRCEGGVDAALQYAKDMARYMKDLISYLEKRTTLEMEFAKGLQKVVHNCRQSIMHEPHMPLLSIYSLALEQDLEFGHGMVQAAGTLQTQTFVQPLTLRRLEHERRRKEIKESWHRAQRKLQEAEANLRKAKQGYKQRCEDHDKARLQVAKAEEEQQGGTPGAGTTASKSLDKRRRLEEEAKNKAEEAMATYRTCVADAKTQKQELEDTKVTALRQIQEVIRQSDQTIKSATISYYQLMHMQTAPLPVNFQMLCESSKLYDPGQQYASHVRQLQRGEEPDVRYDFEPHVSANAWSPIMRTRKGSFNPGDAPASDAAGGAPEEGGAPEGAPGKDHRGGRGHQVHKSWPISIADAEVGLDASAGDLKKSERTSSSGTMSSSEELVEREAGLGAPAFESADLNGMDPDLPVAVPSGPFRHVGLSKAARTHRLRKLRTPAKCRECNSYVYFQGAECEECCLACHKKCLETLAIQCGHKKLQGRLQLFGQDFSHAARGTPDGVPFLVRKCVCEIERRALHTKGIYRVNGVKTRVEKLCQAFENGKELVELSQASPHDISNVLKLYLRQLPEPLISFRFYHELVGLAKDSLKAEAEAKAASRGRQDGAESEAATLTMAGRLRELMRDLPAENRATLLYLLRHLRRIVEVEQDNKMTPGNLGIVFGPTLLRPRPTEATVSLSSLVDYPHQARVIETLIVHYGLVFGEELEESPGSQEGVPPQCAQLETTEGIVSPLQEEAEDGGQESRVASNDSDSELEEASDPLSSSDASALHRFSFLEQTEAGLEEGPQSRSGSEEQLEGEEGDPGQRLCAFNSNQSNNTAQAPLPAMRLRDGQITGGTSQERRPQFV
- the Arhgap45 gene encoding rho GTPase-activating protein 45 isoform X1 → MSGRHGTLKGVLGWVCGWTRAWRAGLGTAGCVLPGLCPGEPPSVAEELPRKECTEAAGLEPPATSLSAGTKTTGTLKRPTSLSRHASAAGFPLSGAATWTLGRGYRSPLSTASPAEVPGEGPFPEGVEDISTLLADVARFAEGLEKLKEFVLRDDLLEARRPLAHECLGEALRVMHQVISKYPLLNTVETLTAAGTLIAKVKAFHYESNNEADKREFEKALETIAVSFSCTVSEFLLGEADSSTLLAVPPGDPSQAMENLYGAGEGSPPSVDECEEGCLSPEAVDMLLQRCEGGVDAALQYAKDMARYMKDLISYLEKRTTLEMEFAKGLQKVVHNCRQSIMHEPHMPLLSIYSLALEQDLEFGHGMVQAAGTLQTQTFVQPLTLRRLEHERRRKEIKESWHRAQRKLQEAEANLRKAKQGYKQRCEDHDKARLQVAKAEEEQQGGTPGAGTTASKSLDKRRRLEEEAKNKAEEAMATYRTCVADAKTQKQELEDTKVTALRQIQEVIRQSDQTIKSATISYYQLMHMQTAPLPVNFQMLCESSKLYDPGQQYASHVRQLQRGEEPDVRYDFEPHVSANAWSPIMRTRKGSFNPGDAPASDAAGGAPEEGGAPEGAPGKDHRGGRGHQVHKSWPISIADAEVGLDASAGDLKKSERTSSSGTMSSSEELVEREAGLGAPAFESADLNGMDPDLPVAVPSGPFRHVGLSKAARTHRLRKLRTPAKCRECNSYVYFQGAECEECCLACHKKCLETLAIQCGHKKLQGRLQLFGQDFSHAARGTPDGVPFLVRKCVCEIERRALHTKGIYRVNGVKTRVEKLCQAFENGKELVELSQASPHDISNVLKLYLRQLPEPLISFRFYHELVGLAKDSLKAEAEAKAASRGRQDGAESEAATLTMAGRLRELMRDLPAENRATLLYLLRHLRRIVEVEQDNKMTPGNLGIVFGPTLLRPRPTEATVSLSSLVDYPHQARVIETLIVHYGLVFGEELEESPGSQEGVPPQCAQLETTEGIVSPLQEEAEDGGQESRVASNDSDSELEEASDPLSSSDASALHRFSFLEQTEAGLEEGPQSRSGSEEQLEGEEGDPGQRLCAFNSNQSNNTAQAPLPAMRLRDGQITGGTSQERRPQFV